Proteins co-encoded in one Medicago truncatula cultivar Jemalong A17 chromosome 8, MtrunA17r5.0-ANR, whole genome shotgun sequence genomic window:
- the LOC120577650 gene encoding probable 2-oxoglutarate/Fe(II)-dependent dioxygenase has protein sequence MEHASLMLPSLSLIVPSVQEIVKEPLTRVPERYIRPHHDRPIISTTTPLLELPVIDLSKLLSQDLNLKEPELDKLHSACKEWGFFKLINHGVSTSLMENVKMGVKEFYNLPIEEKRKFSQKEGDVEGYGQAFVMSEEQKLDWADMLFMVTLPSHMRKPHLFPKLPLPFRF, from the exons ATGGAACATGCATCTCTGATGCTGCCCTCTTTATCTCTGATAGTGCCTTCTGTTCAGGAAATAGTAAAGGAGCCACTGACAAGAGTTCCAGAGCGTTATATTCGTCCACATCATGACCGTCCAATAATATCTACAACAACACCTTTGCTTGAGCTTCCTGTTATTGACCTCAGCAAATTATTGTCCCAAGATCTTAATCTAAAGGAACCTGAACTGGATAAATTACACTCTGCCTGCAAAGAATGGGGCTTTTTTAAG TTGATCAATCATGGAGTGAGCACTTCATTGATGGAAAATGTGAAAATGGGGGTTAAGGAATTCTATAATCTTCCAATTGAAGAGAAAAGGAAGTTTAGTCAGAAAGAAGGAGATGTGGAAGGGTATGGTCAGGCATTTGTAATGTCTGAGGAACAGAAACTAGACTGGGCTGATATGCTTTTTATGGTTACTTTGCCATCACATATGAGGAAACCCCATTTATTCCCTAAACTCCCTTTACCATTCAGGTTCTAG
- the LOC120577597 gene encoding probable 2-oxoglutarate/Fe(II)-dependent dioxygenase gives MDHASLIVSSESLIVPSVQEIVKEPLTRVPERYVRPHHDRPIISTTTPLLELPVIDFSKLFSQDLTIKGLELDKLHSACKEWGFFQLINHGVSTSLVENVKMGAKEFYNLPIEEKKKFSQKEGDVEGYGQAFVMSEEQKLDWADMFFMITLPSHMRKPHLFPKLPLPFRDDLETYSAELKKLAIQIIDFMANALKVDAKEIRELFGEGTQSTRINYYPPCPQPELVIGLNSHSDGGGLTILLQGNEMDGLQIKKDGFWIPVKPLPNAFIINLGDMLEIITNGIYPSIEHRATVNLKKERLSIATFYSPSSAVILRPSPTLVTPKTPALFKPIGVTDFYKGYLGKELRGKSFLDSLRIQNEDEKHT, from the exons ATGGATCATGCATCTTTGATTGTGTCCTCTGAATCTCTGATTGTGCCTTCTGTTCAGGAAATAGTAAAGGAGCCATTGACAAGAGTTCCAGAGCGTTATGTTCGTCCACATCATGACCGTCCAATAATATCTACAACAACACCTTTGCTTGAGCTTCCTGTTATTGACTTTAGCAAATTGTTTTCCCAAGATCTCACTATAAAAGGACTAGAACTGGATAAACTACACTCTGCCTGCAAAGAATGGGGTTTTTTCCAG ctGATTAATCATGGAGTGAGCACTTCATTGGTGGAAAATGTGAAGATGGGTGCTAAGGAATTCTACAATCTTCcaattgaagagaaaaagaaatttagTCAGAAAGAAGGAGATGTGGAAGGATATGGTCAGGCCTTTGTAATGTCCGAGGAACAGAAATTGGATTGGGCAGATATGTTTTTTATGATTACTTTGCCATCACATATGAGGAAACCTCATTTATTTCCTAAACTCCCCTTACCATTCAG AGATGATTTAGAGACCTATTCTGCAGAGCTGAAAAAACTGGCCATCCAAATCATTGACTTCATGGCAAATGCCCTAAAAGTAGACGCCAAAGAAATTAGAGAGTTATTTGGTGAAGGAACTCAATCAACTAGGATAAATTATTATCCACCATGTCCTCAACCAGAGCTTGTTATAGGACTCAATTCTCATTCAGATGGTGGTGGCCTCACCATACTTCTCCAAGGCAATGAAATGGATGgtcttcaaattaaaaaagatggattttggATTCCTGTTAAACCCCTACCTAATGCTTTCATCATCAATCTTGGAGACATGTTGGAG ATTATAACAAACGGAATATACCCAAGCATTGAGCATCGAGCAACAGTgaacttaaaaaaagaaagacttTCTATAGCTACATTTTACAGTCCTAGTAGTGCAGTAATTCTACGCCCATCACCAACCCTTGTTACTCCAAAAACACCAGCACTATTCAAACCAATTGGTGTAACTGATTTCTACAAAGGATACCTTGGAAAAGAACTCCGTGGAAAATCATTTCTTGATAGTTTGAGGATCCAAAATGAAGATGAGAAACACACTTAG
- the LOC120577599 gene encoding protein SRG1, whose protein sequence is MSGLKWIDGVNQKGLINHGVGESLLENVKKGAEEFFNLPMEEKKKFKQRDGNVEGYGQAFVVSKEQKLDWPDMFFLFTWPSHKRKPHLFPNIPLPFRDDLEAYSGELKNLAIQILDLMAKALAVDTMEIRELFGEGVQSMRINYYPPCPQPELVMGINPHSDGSGLTILLQANEVEGLQIKKDELWIPVKPLPNAFIINVGDMLEITTNGIYQSVQHRATVNSKKERLSIATFYFPNMEGNLGPAPSLVNPNNPTVFERISVLEYRKGYLSRELNGKSYLDSLRIKKENGKSS, encoded by the exons ATGAGTGGATTAAAGTGGATTGACGGGGTTAACCAAAAAGGG TTGATAAATCATGGAGTGGGAGAATCATTGCTGGAAAATGTGAAGAAAGGTGCTGAAGAATTCTTCAATCTCCCaatggaagaaaagaagaagttTAAGCAAAGAGATGGAAATGTTGAGGGATACGGTCAGGCTTTTGTAGTCTCTAAGGAACAGAAACTAGATTGGCCAGATATGTTTTTTCTGTTCACTTGGCCATCCCATAAAAGGAAACCTCACTTGTTTCCCAATATCCCCTTACCCTTCAG AGATGATTTAGAGGCATATTCTGGAGAATTGAAAAATCTTGCTATCCAAATACTTGACCTAATGGCCAAAGCTCTAGCAGTGGACACCATGGAAATTAGAGAGCTTTTTGGTGAAGGGGTTCAATCAATGAGGATAAATTACTATCCACCATGTCCACAACCAGAACTTGTGATGGGAATCAATCCCCACTCTGATGGATCTGGCCTCACTATCCTTCTACAAGCTAATGAAGTGGAAGgtcttcaaattaaaaaagatgaattgtgGATTCCTGTTAAACCTCTCCCTAATGCTTTCATCATTAATGTTGGAGACATGTTGGAG ATTACGACAAATGGAATTTATCAAAGTGTTCAACACCGAGCAACTGTAAATTCAAAGAAGGAGAGGCTTTCTATTGCAACATTTTACTTCCCTAATATGGAGGGAAATTTAGGTCCAGCACCAAGTCTTGTTAATCCAAATAATCCTACGGTGTTCGAAAGAATTAGTGTCTTAGAATATCGCAAAGGATATCTTTCACGTGAACTCAACGGGAAATCATACCTAGATAGCTTGAGGATCAAGAAAGAAAACGGGAAAAGTTCTTAG